A part of Thermus sp. LT1-2-5 genomic DNA contains:
- a CDS encoding class I SAM-dependent rRNA methyltransferase, producing the protein MRILVNERGAARLLARHLWVFRRDVLAGPDTPGLYPVYWGKRFLALALYNPQSDLTVRAYRFRPAEDPAKALLDNLETALRRRLPHLEREPEGGFRLAHAEGDFLPGLVVDYYAGHAVLQATAHAWEGLLPQVAERLRPLVKSVLAKNDAKSRELEGLPLYVRPLLGQVPERVMVREGQVRYLVDLLEGQKTGAYLDQRENRILMERFQGERALDVFSYAGGFSLHLALGFQEVISVDSSAEALKRAEENARLNGLNLKTVEANAFDYLRTLEKAGERFDLIVLDPPAFAKGKKDVERAYRAYKEVNLRAIKLLKEGGVLATASCSHHLTEPLFYEMLREAAQDAHRTLRVLEKRGQGFDHPVLLNHPETHYLKFALLEVL; encoded by the coding sequence GTGAGGATTCTCGTCAACGAACGCGGGGCCGCCCGACTTCTCGCCCGTCACTTATGGGTCTTCCGCCGCGACGTGCTCGCTGGGCCCGACACGCCGGGCCTTTACCCCGTCTACTGGGGAAAGCGCTTCTTGGCCCTAGCCCTCTATAACCCGCAAAGCGACCTCACGGTGCGGGCCTACCGCTTCCGCCCGGCGGAAGACCCGGCGAAGGCCCTTTTGGACAACCTGGAAACCGCCCTGCGCCGCCGCCTGCCCCATCTGGAAAGGGAGCCTGAAGGCGGCTTCCGCCTGGCCCACGCCGAGGGGGACTTCCTCCCCGGGCTCGTGGTGGACTACTATGCCGGCCACGCCGTGCTTCAGGCCACGGCCCACGCCTGGGAAGGCCTCCTGCCCCAGGTGGCGGAAAGGCTTAGGCCCCTGGTCAAGAGCGTCCTGGCCAAAAACGACGCCAAGAGCCGGGAGCTAGAGGGCCTTCCCCTTTACGTCCGCCCCCTCCTGGGCCAGGTGCCCGAGCGGGTGATGGTGCGGGAAGGGCAGGTGCGCTACCTGGTGGACCTCCTGGAAGGGCAGAAGACCGGGGCCTACCTGGACCAGCGGGAAAACCGCATCCTCATGGAGCGCTTCCAGGGGGAACGGGCTTTGGACGTTTTCAGCTACGCCGGGGGCTTCAGCCTGCACCTGGCCTTGGGCTTCCAGGAGGTGATCAGCGTGGACAGCTCCGCGGAGGCCCTGAAGCGAGCCGAGGAAAACGCCCGCCTCAACGGCCTGAACCTCAAGACGGTGGAGGCCAACGCCTTTGACTACTTGAGAACCTTAGAAAAAGCGGGGGAGCGGTTTGACCTCATCGTCCTGGACCCCCCGGCCTTCGCCAAGGGCAAGAAGGACGTGGAACGGGCCTACCGGGCCTACAAGGAGGTGAACCTGAGGGCCATCAAGCTCCTGAAGGAGGGTGGGGTCTTGGCCACGGCAAGCTGCAGCCATCACCTCACCGAGCCCCTTTTTTACGAAATGCTCCGGGAGGCAGCCCAGGACGCTCACCGCACCCTAAGGGTCTTGGAAAAGCGGGGCCAGGGCTTTGACCACCCCGTCCTCCTCAACCACCCGGAGACCCATTACCTGAAGTTCGCTCTTTTAGAAGTACTCTAA
- a CDS encoding V-type ATPase subunit subunit G family protein, whose product MGGLGLIKTLAEKERELLARLEAAKKEAEDLLKRAEVEAKALLEEAEAKAKALEQEFKEKEARETEALLAQYRKQAEAEAQAVKEKGLARLPEAVALVLQEVLP is encoded by the coding sequence ATGGGAGGCCTGGGACTTATCAAGACCCTAGCGGAGAAGGAGAGGGAGCTCCTTGCCCGCCTCGAGGCCGCCAAGAAGGAGGCGGAAGACCTCCTTAAGCGGGCGGAGGTCGAGGCCAAGGCCCTTTTGGAGGAGGCGGAGGCCAAGGCCAAGGCCCTGGAGCAGGAATTCAAGGAAAAGGAGGCCCGGGAAACCGAAGCCCTCCTGGCCCAGTACCGCAAGCAGGCCGAGGCCGAGGCCCAGGCGGTGAAGGAAAAGGGTCTGGCCCGCCTGCCGGAGGCGGTGGCCCTAGTGCTCCAGGAGGTCTTGCCGTGA